The following proteins are co-located in the Poecile atricapillus isolate bPoeAtr1 chromosome 2, bPoeAtr1.hap1, whole genome shotgun sequence genome:
- the CLPTM1L gene encoding lipid scramblase CLPTM1L — translation MLSRSSFTSLVVGVFTVYVAHTCWVMYGIVYTRPCPAAADGAAGGCVWPYLAQRPKLQLSVYTTTRSSIGAESNIDLVLNVEDFDIESKFERTVNVSVPKKTRNNGTLYAFVFLHHAGILPWHDDKQVHIVSPLTTYMVPKPEEIHLLTGESATQQIEAEKDTSALDEPVSHWRSRLTLNVMVEDFVFDGSSLPADVHRYMKMVQLGKTVHYLPILFIDQLSNRVKDLMVINRSTTELPLTVSYDKISLGKLRFWIHMQDAVYSLQQFGFSEKDADEVKGIFVDTNLYFLALTFFVAAFHLLFDFLAFKNDISFWKKKRSMIGMSTKAVLWRCFSTVVIFLFLLDEQTSLLVLIPAGVGAVIELWKVKKALKMTIRWQGLRPKFQFGAYNDSEKKTEEYDAQAMKYLSYLLYPLCIGGAGYSLLNVKYKSWYSWLINSFVNGVYAFGFLFMLPQLFVNYKMKSVAHLPWKAFTYKAFNTFIDDIFAFIITMPTSHRLACFRDDVVFLVYLYQRWLYPVDKSRVNEYGESYEEKSKKKSS, via the exons ATGCTGAGCCGCAGCTCCTTCACCAGCCTGGTGGTGGGCGTGTTCACCGTGTACGTGGCGCACACCTGCTGGGTCATGTACGGCATCGTCTACACGCGGCCCTGCCCGGCGGCGGCGGACGGCGCGGCCGGGGGATGCGTCTGGCCCTACTTGGCTCAGAGGCCCAAGCTTCAG TTAAGTGTGTACACTACCACACGGTCAAGCATTGGTGCTGAGAGTAATATAGATCTCGTTTTGAATGTGGAGGATTTTGATATTGAGTCCAAATTTGAAAG gaCAGTGAATGTCTCTGTACCAAAGAAAACCCGAAATAATGGCACATTATAtgcatttgtatttcttcatcATGCTGGCATTTTGCCTTGGCATGACGATAAGCAGGTGCATATAGTAAGCCCTCTGACCACATACATGGTCCCCAAGCCAGAAGAGATTCATTTGCTCACTGGTGAATCAGCCACACAG caaattgaAGCAGAAAAAGACACCAGTGCCCTGGATGAACCTGTCTCTCACTGGAGGTCAAGACTGACCTTAAATGTCATGGTGGAAGATTTTGTGTTTGATGGATCATCCCTTCCTGCTGATGTTCACCGTTACATGAAAAT GGTTCAGTTGGGGAAGACAGTGCATTACCTTCCAATATTATTTATTGATCAGCTAAGCAACAGAGTGAAAGATTTGATG GTTATAAATCGTTCAACAACAGAGCTACCTCTTACAGTGTCATATGACAAAATATCTCTCGGAAAACTCCGATTTTGGATCCACATGCAGGATGCTGTGTACTCCCTCCAGCAATTTG GATTTTCAGAAAAGGATGCAGATGAAGTAAAAGGAATTTTTGTTGATACTAACTTGTACTTTCTGGCTTTGACATTCTTCGTAGCAGCATTCCAC CTTCTCTTTGATTTCCTTGCATTTAAAAATGACATCagtttttggaagaaaaagaggagcaTGATTGGGATGTCTACAAAAGCAG TGCTTTGGCGGTGCTTTAGTACTGTggtaatatttcttttccttttggatGAACAAACAAGTTTACTGGTACTGATCCCAGCAGGTGTGGGTGCAGTGATTGAG CTCTGGAAGGTGAAGAAGGCCTTGAAAATGACAATCAGGTGGCAAGGTTTGAGACCCAAATTTCAG TTTGGTGCATACAATGACTCTGAAAAGAAAACCGAAGAATATGATGCCCAG GCTATGAAATACTTGTCATATTTGCTCTATCCACTGTGTATTGGAGGTGCAGGTTACTCTTTGCTGAATGTTAAATACAAAAG CTGGTACTCTTGGTTGATTAACAGTTTTGTCAATG GAGTGTATGCTTTTGGATTCCTGTTTATGCTGCCCCAACTATTTGTAAACTACAAG atGAAATCTGTTGCACACTTACCATGGAAGGCTTTCACATACAAA gCATTCAACACCTTTATTGATGATATATTTGCTTTTATCATCACTATGCCAACATCTCATAGGCTGGCATGCTTTAGAGACGATGTTGTGTTCCTGGTCTATCTCTACCAAAGATG gCTTTATCCTGTGGATAAGAGCAGAGTAAATGAGTATGGAGAATCTTACGAAGAAAAGTcgaaaaaaaaaagctcataG